A single genomic interval of Pomacea canaliculata isolate SZHN2017 linkage group LG5, ASM307304v1, whole genome shotgun sequence harbors:
- the LOC112564454 gene encoding H/ACA ribonucleoprotein complex subunit 2-like protein, producing the protein MGKDKKEKRQSDVNDETEKEESWEEKTKYLCSIAKPLATKKLTKRLYKTIRKASKQKNFLRKGVREVQKFIRKGEKGIVVLAGDVSPLDVISHMPVVCEDADIPYCYAPSKDDLGSACGSKRPTCMVLVKTHTDYKDYFDECVAGVKELPLPY; encoded by the exons ATGGGCaaggacaaaaaagagaaacgCCAGTCCGATGTTAACGACGAAACTGAAAAAGAGGAGTCAtgggaagagaaaacaaaatacttatgTTCCATTGCTAAGCCTTTGGCAACAAAGAAACTCACAAAACGATTGTACAAAACCATCCGTAAAG caTCCAAACAAAAGAACTTTCTCAGAAAAGGTGTTCGGGAGGTACAGAAATTTATCcgaaaaggagaaaaagg gaTTGTTGTGCTGGCAGGAGATGTAAGTCCTCTAGATGTAATTTCCCACATGCCTGTTGTGTGTGAAGATGCTGACATTCCCTATTGCTATGCACCCTCCAAAGAT GATCTGGGATCAGCATGTGGATCAAAACGACCAACTTGCATGGTGCTAGTGAAGACACATACAGATTATAAGGATTACTTTGATGAGTGTGTTGCTGGAGTTAAAGAACTACCATTGCCATACTGA
- the LOC112564450 gene encoding wolframin-like isoform X3, protein MLAHWIQEADNGSEDYQAKLGVHFLSLADAGVNREENASQAIHWLVLASRQGNKDATANLQKCAETGTGITESNKDSVKWCLTTSVSEKKIRQAARNLFHQINKTHKDVISREEYLEAISGLTDSIRQQKLLAAAGKKIGDQISENEFMKMLSRRVQGKLTLTSEEMDEASAAYQSAGLLTKMFVYPRQTATVIFDQSLEWASKEGLGFVTSMVPTNQIYILAMLFAYSFLTPAFILLIVPLFVFYLSSIALIIATLQMFYKKKKQKDAADLASVLQKFDVNIDLEDTQSQYSWNSLTPYWVFFGILPIVVISFALSNKAYIPCSEFFVIGTGMAIFCFIGLSDEYDKLTFLLLFANTVASLPVFFHNFPDILLVARVIQILTQPFFSFSLGPWMKFNLSIPSVFYMVIPVFFLRLAMKNSWSGMYRIVVPHLVCYFWWNVMTAFYPFTTWKGLARATAGYLLLPFLLPLGVLVVFGLILYLLYLLFQTQVFGKLFVTIILLSIPLLLTQTKSIFGNKANKSLGSARKVIMGIFSALAIVSMIFIQIPQLTPPKTLELSWEDYKLVCVPTSSENVPAYQIRCAQFSGTKVTWKGKWMWSKISKIENTAESVLNALPSFISRPLYCIYGERRPDCDETSMPKDTFRHCKLIESAGQSCHVQNHNVYSFQIGVNIENATVFLEAGNGFLSVVMAMKNENEVEFTGSLVGGLGTSTPSIKLIKVLNREMAEIMNNEQEEDEQFYTRSFKDAARVTFNFFFFPVFEYSAF, encoded by the exons ATGCTGGCACACTGGATCCAAGAAGCAGATAATGGCTCAGAAGACTATCAAGCTAAACTTGGTGTTCACTTCTTGTCACTAGCAGATGCAGGAGTAAACAGGGAAGAGAATGCATCACAGGCTATTCACTGGCTGGTGCTTGCCTCACGTCAGGGTAATAAAGATGCTACTGCAAATCTGCAGAAATGTGCAGAAACTGGAACAG GAATTACTGAAAGCAATAAAGACAGCGTGAAATGGTGTTTGACGACATCTGTGTCGGAAAAGAAAATTCGTCAAGCAGCTCGTAATCTGTtccatcaaataaacaaaacccaCAAAGACGTCATTTCTCGTGAGGAGTACTTGGAGGCCATCAGTGGCTTAACAGATAGCATCAGACAACAGAAACTCTTGGCTGCTGCAG GCAAGAAAATTGGAGACCAGATCAGTGAAAATGAATTTATGAAGATGCTGTCAAGGAGAGTACAAGGAAAACTAACTCTAACATCCGAGGAGATGGATGAGGCATCTGCTGCTTACCAGTCAGCTGGATTACTCACGAAG ATGTTTGTTTACCCACGCCAGACAGCTACAGTCATTTTTGACCAGAGCCTTGAGTGGGCATCTAAAGAAGGACTTGGCTTCGTCACCTCTATGGTGCCTACCAACCAAATATATATTCTGGCCATGCTGTTTGCCTACAGTTTCCTCACACCTGCCTTCATCTTGCTGATTGTTCCattatttgtcttctatttgtcATCTATTGCCCTCATTATAGCCACTCTTCAGATGTTctacaagaagaaaaaacaaaaggatgCTGCAGATCTGGCATCAGTATTGCAGAAATTTGATGTTAACATCGACTTGGAAGACACACAGTCTCAGTACTCATGGAACTCATTGACACCTTATTGGGTCTTTTTTGGAATTCTTCCCATCGTAGTGATCAGTTTTGCTCTGTCGAATAAAGCCTACATACCTTGTTCAGAATTCTTTGTTATTGGGACGGGTATGGCAATATTCTGTTTTATTGGTCTGAGTGATGAGTATGACAAACTCACATTTCTCCTTTTGTTTGCCAACACAGTTGCCTCCCTGCCTgtattttttcacaattttcctGACATTCTGCTGGTTGCCAGAGTGATTCAAATTCTCACTCAGCCCTTCTTCAGCTTTAGTTTGGGTCCATGGATGAAGTTCAACTTAAGTATCCCATCAGTCTTCTACATGGTTATTCCAGTGTTCTTTCTTCGTCTGGCAATGAAAAATTCCTGGAGTGGTATGTACAGAATAGTGGTGCCTCAtttagtttgttatttttggtGGAATGTCATGACAGCCTTTTACCCCTTTACAACATGGAAAGGACTAGCAAGAGCTACTGCTGGATATCTCCTACTGCCCTTTCTTCTGCCTCTTGGTGTCCTTGTGGTCTTTGGGTTGATTTTATACCTGCTATACCTTCTGTTTCAAACCCAAGTCTTTGGTAAGCTGTTTGTTACAATAATATTGCTGTCCATCCCATTACTTTTGACTCAGACTAAATCAATTTTTGGTAACAAAGCTAACAAGTCATTAGGTAGTGCCAGGAAAGTCATCATGGGCATATTTTCTGCCCTTGCTATAGTCTCCATGATATTTATACAAATTCCTCAGCTTACACCCCCAAAAACATTAGAGTTGTCTTGGGAAGATTACAAGCTTGTTTGTGTGCCTACTTCCTCTGAAAATGTGCCTGCTTATCAGATTCGTTGTGCACAATTTTCTGGCACAAAAGTCACGTGGAAAGGAAAATGGATGTGGTCCAAGATCTCTAAAATTGAGAACACAGCAGAAAGCGTTCTCAATGCTCTCCCTAGCTTCATCTCCAGACCATTGTATTGCATTTATGGAGAAAGAAGACCAGACTGTGACGAGACTTCAATGCCCAAGGATACCTTCCGACATTGCAAGCTTATTGAGTCAGCAGGCCAGTCATGTCATGTGCAAAATCACAATGTGTACAGTTTCCAAATAGGAGTTAACATTGAAAATGCCACAGTTTTTCTTGAAGCAGGTAATGGATTTCTGTCTGTAGTAATGgcaatgaagaatgaaaatgaagtaGAGTTCACAGGGTCCCTTGTTGGTGGACTAGGGACGTCAACTCCATCTATAAAACTTATTAAAGTACTGAATCGTGAAATGGCAGAAATAATGAACAATGAACAAGAGGAGGATGAGCAATTCTATACCAGGAGCTTCAAAGATGCTGCTAGGGTCacatttaactttttctttttcccagtGTTTGAATATTCtgcattttaa
- the LOC112564451 gene encoding uncharacterized protein LOC112564451 — protein sequence MFHEINDENLNACLLLIMSGIIIVSSDSSSLEDDETFIASCASDSGRQFDCSGISRVCQKLLRKRISRDSRECHDMQETETLKTRATMCSGDDNDFDLQRAIEESLQEKTLTSRGRNHSTFTKDSKRHGRSSRKRNDRQQKSTWCKKRKEREEQLWLPETVRHFKRGSPSSPITISSEEEDFDLPELGSDGDKNVSHTATTHCKVKSCAMETDDIHKGKDRHFMDTLSSLSLQNSENEQSQSVKTEIRSHPKLQQRKDRISSEIQAGSSPVHVETIIAPSFDIENQSVDRRADKQVKNGRVKFLLGHPALQTEVNSLNNRFSHLQVSMIECASEDQGDSIFFSQILELLENFSHTHKPPSALVENVIRCGLLDVQHEELAFRSYWSVLAIWHHYPDLVLLDWTALQTAGDVLKKGLQARSAHFAKKSVNTSECNNNTRTESNSKEPTFHQAALFLQLMLQGLRINLKNCKLPDQSSVRKSLAFKSLSVEQTATFRHIIHWLECCLVTTEHLDSQSVSTDTDIKQKTKDSQCDKDRNRLVLGHQEVCPWLLESLQNLLSLIVFVSEDRHATARKLSSDLVRTYIYLPSMQAKKQLLQTLSSPLLCFYLVCLVLENHCSNAIRMNSRFPESLNELTNCYFYASPPKSPVTPPPSPSDEDDNIEEGSTHHQYSAQSCEELAMLIFFVTKSFIACRQKREQARTSERTRRQQILLGPEIPSLSSSEREHVQEATSEFKQHLQELVPELSMGTQIYLHLIKALATAM from the exons ATGTTTCACGAGATAAATGATGAAAACCTCAATGCTTGTTTGCTGTTAATTATGTCAGGAATAATAATTGTGTCATCTGATAGTAGTTCTCTCGAAGATGACGAAACATTCATTGCGTCATGTGCATCTGACAGCGGAAGGCAGTTTGACTGTTCGGGAATATCCAGAGTTTGTCAAAAATTACTCAGGAAGAGGATCTCAAGAGATTCGCGTGAGTGCCATGACATGCAGGAAACAGAAACATTGAAAACTAGAGCCACTATGTGctctggtgatgataatgacttCGACCTACAGAGGGCAATAGAGGAAAGTCTGCAGGAGAAGACATTAACTTCACGAGGAAGAAACCATTCA ACATTTACCAAGGATTCTAAAAGGCATGGAAGATCTAGCCGGAAAAGAAATGATAGACAGCAGAAGAGTACATGGTGTAAAAAACGAAAAGAACGTGAAGAACAGCTTTGGCTTCCTGAGACAGTTCGGCATTTTAAAAGAGGTTCACCAAGTTCTCCTATCACGATCTCTTCTGAAGAAGAAGATTTTGACTTGCCTGAACTGGGGTCAGATGgtgataaaaatgtcagtcaCACAGCCACTACACATTGTAAAGTAAAATCATGTGCAATGGAAACTGATGATATTCATAAAGGAAAAGACAGGCATTTTATGGATACATTATCATCTCTATCATTGCAAAATAGTGAAAATGAGCAGAGCCAAAGTGTAAAGACTGAAATTAGGTCTCACCCAAAACTGCaacaaaggaaagacagaatTAGTTCAGAAATTCAAGCTGGATCATCACCGGTTCATGTGGAAACAATCATTGCTCCAAGTTTTGATATAGAAAATCAAAGTGTGGACAGGAGAGCCgacaaacaagttaaaaatgGAAGGGTCAAATTTCTTTTAGGACACCCAGCCTTACAAACAGAAGTAAACAGTCTTAATAACAGATTTTCACACCTTCAGGTTTCTATGATAGAATGTGCATCTGAAGATCAAGGAGACAGTATCTTCTTTTCACAAATTCTGGAGTTACTTGAGAATTTTTCTCACACTCACAAACCTCCATCAGCACTTGTTGAAAACGTCATCAGATGTGGACTGTTAGATGTTCAGCATGAGGAACTAGCCTTTCGAAGTTATTGGTCTGTGTTAGCAATATGGCATCACTATCCAGACCTTGTTTTGTTAGACTGGACTGCACTACAAACAGCAGGGGATGTGTTGAAAAAAGGTCTGCAGGCAAGAAGTGCCCATTTTGCAAAGAAATCTGTTAACACCTCAGAGTGTAACAATAACACCAGAACTGAAAGTAACTCAAAAGAACCAACATTTCATCAGGCAGCATTATTTCTGCAGCTAATGCTACAAGGACTAAGGATTAATCTTAAAAACTGCAAACTCCCAGATCAAAGCAGTGTGCGAAAATCTCTGGCTTTTAAGAGCCTGTCTGTAGAACAGACGGCTACCTTCAGGCACATCATCCACTGGTTGGAATGTTGCCTGGTCACTACAGAACATCTCGATAGTCAGTCTGTAAGCACAGACACAGATAtcaagcagaaaacaaaggataGCCAGTGTGACAAGGATAGAAACAGGTTGGTTTTAGGTCACCAGGAAGTATGTCCCTGGCTTCTAGAAAGTTTGCAGAATTTACTTTCTCTTATTGTATTTGTCAGTGAAGACAGGCATGCGACTGCTAGGAAGCTGTCCTCTGACCTGGTCAGGACATATATATACCTGCCCAGCATGCAGGCAAAGAAGCAGCTATTGCAGACTCTTTCATCACCtcttctgtgtttttatttggtgtGTCTTGTGCtggagaaccactgctctaatgCCATCAGAATGAACTCCAGATTTCCAGAATCGTTGAATGAGTTGACAAATTGCTACTTTTATGCCTCGCCACCAAAGAGTCCAgtgacaccaccaccatctccatctgatgaagatgataacATCGAGGAAGGATCGACACATCATCAGTATTCTGCACAGAGCTGTGAGGAGCTGGCaatgctgattttttttgtcaccAAAAGCTTTATTGCTTGTCGACAGA AGcgagaacaagcaagaacaagCGAAAGAACACGAAGACAGCAGATCCTTTTAGGACCTGAGATACCATCACTGAGTTCTTCTGAAAGAGAGCATGTGCAGGAGGCAACAAGCGAGTTCAAGCAACATCTGCAAGAACTGGTACCAGAGCTAAGCATGGGTACTCAGATCTATCTCCATTTAATAAAAGCTCTGGCCACAGCTATGTAA
- the LOC112564450 gene encoding wolframin-like isoform X1, with amino-acid sequence MCSCVPLPLLSKMADDDAEGVSAEMLAHWIQEADNGSEDYQAKLGVHFLSLADAGVNREENASQAIHWLVLASRQGNKDATANLQKCAETGTGITESNKDSVKWCLTTSVSEKKIRQAARNLFHQINKTHKDVISREEYLEAISGLTDSIRQQKLLAAAGKKIGDQISENEFMKMLSRRVQGKLTLTSEEMDEASAAYQSAGLLTKMFVYPRQTATVIFDQSLEWASKEGLGFVTSMVPTNQIYILAMLFAYSFLTPAFILLIVPLFVFYLSSIALIIATLQMFYKKKKQKDAADLASVLQKFDVNIDLEDTQSQYSWNSLTPYWVFFGILPIVVISFALSNKAYIPCSEFFVIGTGMAIFCFIGLSDEYDKLTFLLLFANTVASLPVFFHNFPDILLVARVIQILTQPFFSFSLGPWMKFNLSIPSVFYMVIPVFFLRLAMKNSWSGMYRIVVPHLVCYFWWNVMTAFYPFTTWKGLARATAGYLLLPFLLPLGVLVVFGLILYLLYLLFQTQVFGKLFVTIILLSIPLLLTQTKSIFGNKANKSLGSARKVIMGIFSALAIVSMIFIQIPQLTPPKTLELSWEDYKLVCVPTSSENVPAYQIRCAQFSGTKVTWKGKWMWSKISKIENTAESVLNALPSFISRPLYCIYGERRPDCDETSMPKDTFRHCKLIESAGQSCHVQNHNVYSFQIGVNIENATVFLEAGNGFLSVVMAMKNENEVEFTGSLVGGLGTSTPSIKLIKVLNREMAEIMNNEQEEDEQFYTRSFKDAARVTFNFFFFPVFEYSAF; translated from the exons ATGTGCTCATGCGTTCCCCTACCACTTTTGTCGAAAATGGCCGACGATGACGCGGAAGGAGTCTCGGCAG AGATGCTGGCACACTGGATCCAAGAAGCAGATAATGGCTCAGAAGACTATCAAGCTAAACTTGGTGTTCACTTCTTGTCACTAGCAGATGCAGGAGTAAACAGGGAAGAGAATGCATCACAGGCTATTCACTGGCTGGTGCTTGCCTCACGTCAGGGTAATAAAGATGCTACTGCAAATCTGCAGAAATGTGCAGAAACTGGAACAG GAATTACTGAAAGCAATAAAGACAGCGTGAAATGGTGTTTGACGACATCTGTGTCGGAAAAGAAAATTCGTCAAGCAGCTCGTAATCTGTtccatcaaataaacaaaacccaCAAAGACGTCATTTCTCGTGAGGAGTACTTGGAGGCCATCAGTGGCTTAACAGATAGCATCAGACAACAGAAACTCTTGGCTGCTGCAG GCAAGAAAATTGGAGACCAGATCAGTGAAAATGAATTTATGAAGATGCTGTCAAGGAGAGTACAAGGAAAACTAACTCTAACATCCGAGGAGATGGATGAGGCATCTGCTGCTTACCAGTCAGCTGGATTACTCACGAAG ATGTTTGTTTACCCACGCCAGACAGCTACAGTCATTTTTGACCAGAGCCTTGAGTGGGCATCTAAAGAAGGACTTGGCTTCGTCACCTCTATGGTGCCTACCAACCAAATATATATTCTGGCCATGCTGTTTGCCTACAGTTTCCTCACACCTGCCTTCATCTTGCTGATTGTTCCattatttgtcttctatttgtcATCTATTGCCCTCATTATAGCCACTCTTCAGATGTTctacaagaagaaaaaacaaaaggatgCTGCAGATCTGGCATCAGTATTGCAGAAATTTGATGTTAACATCGACTTGGAAGACACACAGTCTCAGTACTCATGGAACTCATTGACACCTTATTGGGTCTTTTTTGGAATTCTTCCCATCGTAGTGATCAGTTTTGCTCTGTCGAATAAAGCCTACATACCTTGTTCAGAATTCTTTGTTATTGGGACGGGTATGGCAATATTCTGTTTTATTGGTCTGAGTGATGAGTATGACAAACTCACATTTCTCCTTTTGTTTGCCAACACAGTTGCCTCCCTGCCTgtattttttcacaattttcctGACATTCTGCTGGTTGCCAGAGTGATTCAAATTCTCACTCAGCCCTTCTTCAGCTTTAGTTTGGGTCCATGGATGAAGTTCAACTTAAGTATCCCATCAGTCTTCTACATGGTTATTCCAGTGTTCTTTCTTCGTCTGGCAATGAAAAATTCCTGGAGTGGTATGTACAGAATAGTGGTGCCTCAtttagtttgttatttttggtGGAATGTCATGACAGCCTTTTACCCCTTTACAACATGGAAAGGACTAGCAAGAGCTACTGCTGGATATCTCCTACTGCCCTTTCTTCTGCCTCTTGGTGTCCTTGTGGTCTTTGGGTTGATTTTATACCTGCTATACCTTCTGTTTCAAACCCAAGTCTTTGGTAAGCTGTTTGTTACAATAATATTGCTGTCCATCCCATTACTTTTGACTCAGACTAAATCAATTTTTGGTAACAAAGCTAACAAGTCATTAGGTAGTGCCAGGAAAGTCATCATGGGCATATTTTCTGCCCTTGCTATAGTCTCCATGATATTTATACAAATTCCTCAGCTTACACCCCCAAAAACATTAGAGTTGTCTTGGGAAGATTACAAGCTTGTTTGTGTGCCTACTTCCTCTGAAAATGTGCCTGCTTATCAGATTCGTTGTGCACAATTTTCTGGCACAAAAGTCACGTGGAAAGGAAAATGGATGTGGTCCAAGATCTCTAAAATTGAGAACACAGCAGAAAGCGTTCTCAATGCTCTCCCTAGCTTCATCTCCAGACCATTGTATTGCATTTATGGAGAAAGAAGACCAGACTGTGACGAGACTTCAATGCCCAAGGATACCTTCCGACATTGCAAGCTTATTGAGTCAGCAGGCCAGTCATGTCATGTGCAAAATCACAATGTGTACAGTTTCCAAATAGGAGTTAACATTGAAAATGCCACAGTTTTTCTTGAAGCAGGTAATGGATTTCTGTCTGTAGTAATGgcaatgaagaatgaaaatgaagtaGAGTTCACAGGGTCCCTTGTTGGTGGACTAGGGACGTCAACTCCATCTATAAAACTTATTAAAGTACTGAATCGTGAAATGGCAGAAATAATGAACAATGAACAAGAGGAGGATGAGCAATTCTATACCAGGAGCTTCAAAGATGCTGCTAGGGTCacatttaactttttctttttcccagtGTTTGAATATTCtgcattttaa
- the LOC112564450 gene encoding wolframin-like isoform X2 — protein MEMLAHWIQEADNGSEDYQAKLGVHFLSLADAGVNREENASQAIHWLVLASRQGNKDATANLQKCAETGTGITESNKDSVKWCLTTSVSEKKIRQAARNLFHQINKTHKDVISREEYLEAISGLTDSIRQQKLLAAAGKKIGDQISENEFMKMLSRRVQGKLTLTSEEMDEASAAYQSAGLLTKMFVYPRQTATVIFDQSLEWASKEGLGFVTSMVPTNQIYILAMLFAYSFLTPAFILLIVPLFVFYLSSIALIIATLQMFYKKKKQKDAADLASVLQKFDVNIDLEDTQSQYSWNSLTPYWVFFGILPIVVISFALSNKAYIPCSEFFVIGTGMAIFCFIGLSDEYDKLTFLLLFANTVASLPVFFHNFPDILLVARVIQILTQPFFSFSLGPWMKFNLSIPSVFYMVIPVFFLRLAMKNSWSGMYRIVVPHLVCYFWWNVMTAFYPFTTWKGLARATAGYLLLPFLLPLGVLVVFGLILYLLYLLFQTQVFGKLFVTIILLSIPLLLTQTKSIFGNKANKSLGSARKVIMGIFSALAIVSMIFIQIPQLTPPKTLELSWEDYKLVCVPTSSENVPAYQIRCAQFSGTKVTWKGKWMWSKISKIENTAESVLNALPSFISRPLYCIYGERRPDCDETSMPKDTFRHCKLIESAGQSCHVQNHNVYSFQIGVNIENATVFLEAGNGFLSVVMAMKNENEVEFTGSLVGGLGTSTPSIKLIKVLNREMAEIMNNEQEEDEQFYTRSFKDAARVTFNFFFFPVFEYSAF, from the exons atgg AGATGCTGGCACACTGGATCCAAGAAGCAGATAATGGCTCAGAAGACTATCAAGCTAAACTTGGTGTTCACTTCTTGTCACTAGCAGATGCAGGAGTAAACAGGGAAGAGAATGCATCACAGGCTATTCACTGGCTGGTGCTTGCCTCACGTCAGGGTAATAAAGATGCTACTGCAAATCTGCAGAAATGTGCAGAAACTGGAACAG GAATTACTGAAAGCAATAAAGACAGCGTGAAATGGTGTTTGACGACATCTGTGTCGGAAAAGAAAATTCGTCAAGCAGCTCGTAATCTGTtccatcaaataaacaaaacccaCAAAGACGTCATTTCTCGTGAGGAGTACTTGGAGGCCATCAGTGGCTTAACAGATAGCATCAGACAACAGAAACTCTTGGCTGCTGCAG GCAAGAAAATTGGAGACCAGATCAGTGAAAATGAATTTATGAAGATGCTGTCAAGGAGAGTACAAGGAAAACTAACTCTAACATCCGAGGAGATGGATGAGGCATCTGCTGCTTACCAGTCAGCTGGATTACTCACGAAG ATGTTTGTTTACCCACGCCAGACAGCTACAGTCATTTTTGACCAGAGCCTTGAGTGGGCATCTAAAGAAGGACTTGGCTTCGTCACCTCTATGGTGCCTACCAACCAAATATATATTCTGGCCATGCTGTTTGCCTACAGTTTCCTCACACCTGCCTTCATCTTGCTGATTGTTCCattatttgtcttctatttgtcATCTATTGCCCTCATTATAGCCACTCTTCAGATGTTctacaagaagaaaaaacaaaaggatgCTGCAGATCTGGCATCAGTATTGCAGAAATTTGATGTTAACATCGACTTGGAAGACACACAGTCTCAGTACTCATGGAACTCATTGACACCTTATTGGGTCTTTTTTGGAATTCTTCCCATCGTAGTGATCAGTTTTGCTCTGTCGAATAAAGCCTACATACCTTGTTCAGAATTCTTTGTTATTGGGACGGGTATGGCAATATTCTGTTTTATTGGTCTGAGTGATGAGTATGACAAACTCACATTTCTCCTTTTGTTTGCCAACACAGTTGCCTCCCTGCCTgtattttttcacaattttcctGACATTCTGCTGGTTGCCAGAGTGATTCAAATTCTCACTCAGCCCTTCTTCAGCTTTAGTTTGGGTCCATGGATGAAGTTCAACTTAAGTATCCCATCAGTCTTCTACATGGTTATTCCAGTGTTCTTTCTTCGTCTGGCAATGAAAAATTCCTGGAGTGGTATGTACAGAATAGTGGTGCCTCAtttagtttgttatttttggtGGAATGTCATGACAGCCTTTTACCCCTTTACAACATGGAAAGGACTAGCAAGAGCTACTGCTGGATATCTCCTACTGCCCTTTCTTCTGCCTCTTGGTGTCCTTGTGGTCTTTGGGTTGATTTTATACCTGCTATACCTTCTGTTTCAAACCCAAGTCTTTGGTAAGCTGTTTGTTACAATAATATTGCTGTCCATCCCATTACTTTTGACTCAGACTAAATCAATTTTTGGTAACAAAGCTAACAAGTCATTAGGTAGTGCCAGGAAAGTCATCATGGGCATATTTTCTGCCCTTGCTATAGTCTCCATGATATTTATACAAATTCCTCAGCTTACACCCCCAAAAACATTAGAGTTGTCTTGGGAAGATTACAAGCTTGTTTGTGTGCCTACTTCCTCTGAAAATGTGCCTGCTTATCAGATTCGTTGTGCACAATTTTCTGGCACAAAAGTCACGTGGAAAGGAAAATGGATGTGGTCCAAGATCTCTAAAATTGAGAACACAGCAGAAAGCGTTCTCAATGCTCTCCCTAGCTTCATCTCCAGACCATTGTATTGCATTTATGGAGAAAGAAGACCAGACTGTGACGAGACTTCAATGCCCAAGGATACCTTCCGACATTGCAAGCTTATTGAGTCAGCAGGCCAGTCATGTCATGTGCAAAATCACAATGTGTACAGTTTCCAAATAGGAGTTAACATTGAAAATGCCACAGTTTTTCTTGAAGCAGGTAATGGATTTCTGTCTGTAGTAATGgcaatgaagaatgaaaatgaagtaGAGTTCACAGGGTCCCTTGTTGGTGGACTAGGGACGTCAACTCCATCTATAAAACTTATTAAAGTACTGAATCGTGAAATGGCAGAAATAATGAACAATGAACAAGAGGAGGATGAGCAATTCTATACCAGGAGCTTCAAAGATGCTGCTAGGGTCacatttaactttttctttttcccagtGTTTGAATATTCtgcattttaa